From the Carnobacterium inhibens subsp. inhibens DSM 13024 genome, the window ATCTAATCAGAAAAATAATACAGCTGTAATATAGTCATAAAATATACTTAAACAAATTAAAGCGCTTAACGTTAAAAGGGCAATCCATAAGAATATAAAATGATCTTTTTTAATTATATAAAAATATAAACTTAAAAAAATAGAAAGGATAAAGAGTAAAATACAGCCCATAACCAACCATGTCCCTATACCATGTTGAAACATAAAAAATTGAGCTTTAGCTAAAGTAATGATCAGGAACAGACTAATCAAAATAATAGAGAATACAAACCACTTAAATATTTTCAAACGGATAGTACCTATAGATAGCTTACTTTGTAATTCTTTATCTGACTTAATTAGGTAATCCAGGCTAACGTTATATAAGTCGCTTAGTCCTACTAAATTAATAATGTCTGGAACAGACTTATTATTCTCCCATTTAGAAATAGCTTGAGCTGTTACATAGAGTTTATCGGCTAGTTGATTTTGAGAGTAATTGTGTTCTTTACGAAGACTTTTTAATTTATCTCCTAATTCCATGTACCTCACCTCCTATATCTAAACTATAAAGGAAGTTAGAAAAATACACACGATAGTATCAGTTGTTTTAGTCAACTAGGGTATCAACCAGCAGTTGAGCATGAGGTATACCTTAGTTTTTAATATAAATTATCAAAAGGAATGGTAATTATGTTAATTTTAATTCCTTTAAACATAGTACATGTTAAGTAGAACAGATAAATATTAAAATATTATTTTTTAAAGTAATTTATAATTATTCCTACTACAACTCCAAATCCCATGCCTACTACTACATTT encodes:
- a CDS encoding helix-turn-helix domain-containing protein, whose amino-acid sequence is MELGDKLKSLRKEHNYSQNQLADKLYVTAQAISKWENNKSVPDIINLVGLSDLYNVSLDYLIKSDKELQSKLSIGTIRLKIFKWFVFSIILISLFLIITLAKAQFFMFQHGIGTWLVMGCILLFILSIFLSLYFYIIKKDHFIFLWIALLTLSALICLSIFYDYITAVLFF